A part of Larkinella insperata genomic DNA contains:
- a CDS encoding efflux transporter outer membrane subunit: MRKAVCYSCLTVLWFSITASLAQSVASSGSSPGGSGAPAVVQVDPVRDGWAVFRDVTLDSLIDLGLTSNPDIRVAVSRVEEARIRVRVAESYLVPSIRSSLNFGTQSLSEYRPVAVPVASERLPRLQLNTLQILPIDASYEVDLFKRIRNTVRVTDLQRQVSESDVRITQLIVASEIARLYYLIRANDSEQTVVRRNINLRDSTISIIRARFQAGLTNEIDAKRAETDLANIRVLLLGLERSRTELVNGLSNLCGQNPATFAVAPGRLGTVFPDLPFAAITADQLRRRPDLLQAEQQTQVADVQIQVNRSALYPRINLLGSGGTLTGRIGGLFFPASMTYLLGVNASVPIFEGKRNQQNVALARQQYRTADAAYQQRFLTAQREAETALDNLQNTRQQIDAQNIALESARYTERLNRELYVKGLTTFLEVLDAQRTVLDSERQLVILQGQRASYTVALLKALGGSF, from the coding sequence ATGAGAAAAGCAGTTTGTTACAGTTGTCTTACGGTTTTATGGTTTAGCATTACGGCTTCCCTCGCCCAATCGGTAGCATCGTCGGGAAGCTCCCCCGGCGGGTCAGGGGCCCCGGCGGTTGTACAGGTCGACCCGGTACGCGATGGCTGGGCGGTTTTTCGGGATGTGACGCTCGATTCACTGATTGACCTGGGCCTGACCAGCAACCCCGATATTCGGGTGGCCGTCAGCCGGGTTGAAGAAGCCCGGATTCGGGTGCGGGTGGCCGAGTCGTATCTGGTGCCTTCGATCCGCAGCAGCCTGAACTTCGGCACCCAGAGCCTGTCAGAATACCGTCCGGTGGCGGTTCCGGTGGCCAGCGAACGATTGCCCCGGTTGCAACTTAATACGCTTCAGATTTTGCCGATCGATGCCAGCTACGAAGTCGATTTGTTTAAACGCATCCGCAACACGGTTCGGGTGACGGATCTGCAACGGCAGGTGTCGGAGTCCGATGTACGAATCACTCAATTAATCGTTGCGTCGGAAATTGCCCGGCTGTATTACCTCATCCGCGCCAACGACAGCGAACAAACCGTGGTCCGCCGGAACATCAACCTGCGCGACTCAACAATCTCCATAATCCGCGCCCGTTTTCAGGCGGGTCTGACCAACGAAATTGATGCCAAACGAGCCGAAACCGATCTGGCCAACATCCGGGTTCTTTTGCTGGGTCTGGAGCGCAGCCGTACCGAATTGGTGAACGGGTTGTCGAACCTCTGCGGGCAAAACCCGGCCACCTTCGCAGTAGCGCCCGGCCGGCTGGGAACGGTTTTCCCGGACTTGCCGTTTGCGGCCATCACCGCCGACCAACTCCGCCGTCGCCCGGATCTTTTGCAGGCCGAACAGCAGACGCAGGTGGCCGATGTACAGATTCAGGTCAACCGCTCGGCTTTGTATCCCCGTATCAACCTTTTGGGCTCGGGCGGAACGCTGACGGGGCGGATTGGGGGTCTGTTTTTTCCGGCCAGTATGACGTATCTGCTCGGGGTCAACGCCAGCGTACCGATTTTTGAAGGCAAACGCAATCAACAGAACGTCGCGCTGGCCCGGCAACAATACCGTACTGCCGACGCGGCTTATCAACAGCGGTTTCTGACGGCCCAACGCGAAGCAGAAACGGCACTGGATAACCTCCAGAATACCCGTCAGCAGATCGACGCGCAGAACATTGCCCTTGAATCGGCCCGGTACACCGAACGGCTGAACCGCGAGCTATATGTAAAAGGTTTGACAACCTTCCTGGAAGTTCTGGACGCCCAGCGGACCGTGCTTGATTCCGAACGTCAGTTAGTTATTCTGCAAGGGCAGCGGGCTTCTTATACGGTGGCCCTGCTCAAGGCGTTGGGGGGAAGTTTCTAA
- a CDS encoding translocation/assembly module TamB domain-containing protein, with product MRSFFTILLKTLLYTVLVVLLAVGIVVVSLQIPAVQTQVVRYAAKEVSETLLFPVDIQKVDINFSFPNIWVNSVALEEVTIRNRDLKPMINVGRLEVSLELETLINNASRDIHLDEVLLYKPDVVLVKDAKTGNLNMDDFLARISELTRDTTKPSIPNQNVPFTIGKATLIDGKFTYHDQRKPAMSGRRFDYNHFVVNGLSANLKDFLLLGDTISVDIKRMKGVEKQASLRIHRLDTKFLYCAKEMRLDGLLARINGSTVRNRLVFSYDSFSAFNEFNDQVIMRASLRNAVVRAQDLAPFTSYFDQNFDVAQASGDYVGYIRNFKVTNADIRFGQNRRSRLVGDLSFKGLPDTDVNTQVDFRFKPSQVNMSDLRPYYSDSAFNQIARKLGTVSFAATYAGRFIDFKTVGTFRTGIGTVTGDLALHLNGDRATTYRGNLKLTDVNVGSLIDRPELVQRIDGQGTFEGRGLTIKDGSLDLNARFSRVGFREYNYRNMVVKGNLQKSFFRGLVSVQDTNLTFNLDGEFDLRGAKNQFQVKGTVQKADFLATKLLDDSLMVRSDLDVKLEGNTLNELVGNARLLNTSMTYRKRSLVLDTLFLASSMTDSVRSISINSDYLDADLNGNFQLTQVADDLNRIAKEYRLNFAGNAAGLAAYYQQKLRKPVPVSPYNIDYAFLLKNSQPLLALVYPSLYVSPNTRLEGRFGVDQTSLLTVNGTVDTLKLDEYNFYKSTIDLNTSKYVNSPDVLASLIINSNQQQFGSLAATEKLQAEASWDVNHIDFTTSLQQQKSTNRADLNGSLTFKGDAIDIELERSRFRLLDSTWAISPENLIRFVGPEITVRNLAVSNLNQQISISGNVSRDSLQALQVEAKNFALSTLNPVFNTRIAGLANGKVAVRGLYGLPLLNGDITIDSLKYNDFLIGNVVNRSTLDQSNRINLDTRIRRLDREVLAITGVYTPSKSAADPLDLKAVLQDTDLQILEPFLQGIGTNISGKASGTVTIQGPARSPVLGGTVDITNGRLTLDYLKADVGFSDKIYFGPNEIVARDMVLTDLNGGRATLRGGVFHDGFKYFTVDMNILDMKNFKIMNTTLKDNEDFYGTAVASGRASIEGPFDNLAIRANVTSNRGTRIYIPLDQAATVSQEEVIRFINVNPARRDSVNRPNEPVVDLSGIRMDFNLSITPDAYCEIQLDRQTGDIIKAYGTGQLAMRIDTKGDFTMTGAYEIQQGEYTFTFENVINKRFQMLPNSRITWTGDPYEAMVDVKTAYTQYASLAPILQFYSSSNSNNPDRNRRYPVDLLINLNGRLLQPDISYDLKVKEYPQQPDFRQAVAAFESRLKSNDQELGRQVSSILLFSQLAPGEGMGLIDPAATTNSMVGSGLTNSLSELISNQISRLASTLDKNLDVGVSLNGLDQNMVNNLQFRFSYRFNDRFRISRDGGFTYGQNQTSVASLLGEWTLEYWLSPDGKLRLKMYNRNQNQLGIYSATTYGTLTTGGGMSIQYTRSFNRLFGPAPEPPRPGVQPSPTPIERPSTPVPTPATATSALQSREDDQF from the coding sequence CGAAGAAGTTACGATTCGGAACCGCGACCTGAAACCGATGATCAACGTGGGGCGGCTCGAAGTTTCGCTCGAACTCGAAACGCTGATCAACAACGCCAGCCGCGACATTCACCTTGATGAGGTGCTGCTTTATAAACCCGACGTGGTCCTGGTGAAGGACGCCAAAACCGGCAACCTCAACATGGACGATTTTCTGGCCCGCATCAGCGAACTGACCCGCGACACCACCAAACCGTCTATTCCCAACCAGAACGTGCCGTTTACCATCGGCAAAGCCACCCTGATCGACGGAAAGTTCACCTACCACGACCAGCGCAAACCGGCTATGAGCGGCCGCCGGTTCGACTACAACCACTTTGTGGTCAACGGCCTGAGTGCCAACCTAAAGGATTTTCTGCTGCTGGGCGACACCATTTCCGTGGACATCAAACGGATGAAAGGCGTTGAAAAACAGGCCAGTCTGCGCATTCACCGGCTCGATACCAAATTCCTCTACTGCGCCAAGGAAATGCGGCTCGACGGGCTGCTGGCCCGCATCAATGGCTCTACGGTTCGCAATCGACTGGTATTCTCCTACGATAGTTTTTCGGCCTTCAACGAATTCAATGATCAGGTAATTATGCGGGCCAGCCTGCGTAATGCCGTGGTTCGGGCGCAGGACCTGGCCCCGTTCACCTCCTACTTCGACCAGAACTTTGACGTGGCCCAGGCATCGGGTGATTACGTGGGGTACATCCGGAATTTTAAGGTCACCAACGCCGATATCCGGTTTGGCCAGAACCGCCGGAGCCGGCTGGTGGGCGATCTGTCGTTCAAAGGACTACCGGACACGGACGTCAATACGCAGGTCGATTTTCGGTTTAAACCCTCGCAGGTTAACATGTCCGATCTGCGGCCCTATTATTCCGACTCAGCTTTTAATCAGATCGCCCGCAAACTGGGCACCGTTAGCTTTGCCGCCACCTACGCCGGGCGGTTTATCGACTTCAAAACCGTCGGGACCTTCCGCACCGGCATTGGCACCGTGACCGGCGACCTGGCCCTGCACCTCAACGGCGACCGGGCCACTACCTACCGGGGCAATCTGAAGCTGACGGACGTCAACGTGGGTTCGCTCATCGACCGGCCCGAACTGGTGCAGCGCATCGACGGTCAGGGAACGTTTGAAGGCCGGGGACTGACCATCAAGGACGGTTCGCTGGATTTGAACGCCCGGTTCAGCCGCGTCGGTTTCCGTGAGTACAACTACCGCAACATGGTGGTCAAGGGTAACTTGCAGAAATCGTTTTTCCGCGGTCTGGTCAGCGTTCAGGACACCAACCTGACATTCAACCTCGACGGCGAGTTCGACCTGCGGGGCGCCAAAAATCAGTTTCAGGTGAAAGGCACGGTCCAGAAAGCCGACTTTCTGGCGACCAAACTGCTCGACGACAGCCTGATGGTCCGGAGTGATCTGGACGTAAAACTGGAGGGGAACACGCTTAATGAGCTGGTCGGGAACGCCCGGTTGCTGAATACATCCATGACCTACCGGAAGCGTAGCCTGGTGCTGGACACCCTGTTTCTGGCGTCGTCGATGACCGACAGCGTGCGTTCGATTTCCATCAATTCGGATTACCTCGATGCGGATCTGAACGGTAATTTCCAGCTTACGCAGGTCGCCGACGACCTGAACCGGATCGCGAAGGAATACCGGTTGAATTTTGCCGGAAATGCCGCCGGACTGGCCGCGTATTACCAGCAAAAACTCCGCAAGCCAGTACCGGTTTCGCCCTACAACATCGACTACGCCTTTTTGCTGAAAAACTCACAGCCGCTGCTGGCGCTGGTGTACCCGTCGCTGTACGTGTCGCCCAATACACGGCTCGAAGGGCGCTTCGGGGTGGATCAGACGTCGCTGCTGACCGTCAACGGAACGGTTGATACACTGAAATTGGACGAGTATAATTTTTACAAAAGCACGATTGACCTCAATACCTCGAAATACGTTAACTCTCCGGACGTCCTGGCGTCGCTGATTATCAATTCCAATCAGCAGCAATTCGGCTCCCTGGCAGCTACCGAAAAACTACAGGCCGAAGCATCCTGGGACGTTAATCACATCGATTTCACCACGAGCCTACAACAGCAGAAAAGCACCAACCGCGCCGACCTGAACGGTTCGCTGACGTTTAAGGGCGACGCCATTGACATTGAACTCGAACGTTCGCGGTTTCGGCTGCTGGACAGCACCTGGGCCATTTCGCCCGAAAACCTGATCCGGTTTGTCGGTCCGGAAATTACCGTCCGGAACCTGGCGGTTTCCAACCTGAACCAGCAGATTTCGATCAGCGGCAACGTATCGCGCGATTCGTTGCAAGCCCTGCAGGTTGAGGCCAAAAACTTTGCACTGTCGACGCTTAACCCGGTATTCAACACCCGAATTGCGGGCCTTGCCAACGGCAAAGTAGCCGTACGGGGCCTGTACGGCTTGCCCCTGCTCAACGGCGATATCACCATCGATTCGCTGAAGTACAACGATTTTTTGATTGGTAATGTCGTCAACCGCAGCACCCTCGACCAGTCGAACCGGATCAATCTGGACACTCGGATTCGGCGGCTGGACCGCGAAGTGCTGGCCATTACCGGCGTTTATACCCCGAGCAAATCGGCGGCCGACCCCCTGGATTTGAAAGCCGTTCTGCAGGATACCGACCTCCAGATCCTGGAACCCTTCCTGCAGGGAATTGGCACGAACATCAGCGGCAAAGCCAGCGGTACGGTTACCATTCAGGGGCCCGCCAGAAGTCCGGTTCTGGGGGGGACAGTTGACATTACAAACGGCAGACTGACGCTTGATTACCTGAAAGCCGATGTTGGTTTTTCGGATAAAATCTATTTTGGCCCCAACGAGATTGTTGCCCGCGACATGGTGCTGACAGACCTGAACGGGGGCCGTGCTACCCTGCGGGGCGGTGTTTTTCACGACGGTTTCAAGTACTTCACGGTGGATATGAATATCCTGGACATGAAGAACTTCAAGATCATGAACACGACGCTGAAAGACAACGAAGACTTCTACGGCACCGCCGTTGCCAGCGGACGGGCCAGCATCGAAGGGCCTTTCGACAACCTGGCGATTCGGGCCAACGTCACCAGCAACCGCGGAACCCGGATTTACATTCCGCTCGACCAGGCCGCGACGGTTTCGCAGGAAGAAGTAATCCGGTTTATCAACGTAAACCCGGCCCGGCGCGACAGTGTGAATCGCCCCAACGAACCGGTGGTTGATCTGTCGGGCATTCGCATGGATTTCAACCTGTCGATCACGCCGGATGCGTACTGCGAAATTCAGCTTGACCGCCAGACCGGCGACATCATCAAAGCCTATGGCACGGGGCAGCTGGCCATGCGGATTGATACCAAAGGCGATTTCACAATGACCGGTGCGTACGAAATTCAGCAGGGCGAGTACACCTTCACCTTCGAAAACGTGATCAACAAACGGTTTCAGATGCTACCCAATAGCCGCATCACCTGGACCGGCGATCCCTACGAAGCGATGGTTGACGTCAAGACGGCGTATACGCAGTACGCGTCGCTGGCCCCCATTCTGCAATTTTATTCCTCGAGCAACTCCAACAACCCCGACCGCAACCGCCGGTATCCGGTTGATTTGCTGATCAACCTCAACGGCCGGCTTTTGCAGCCCGACATTTCTTACGACCTGAAAGTGAAAGAATACCCGCAGCAGCCGGATTTCCGGCAGGCCGTGGCCGCTTTCGAATCCCGGTTGAAGAGCAACGATCAGGAACTGGGGCGGCAGGTGAGCAGTATTCTGCTCTTCAGTCAGCTGGCACCCGGCGAAGGCATGGGCCTGATCGATCCGGCCGCGACGACCAACAGCATGGTGGGGTCGGGTCTGACCAACAGTTTGAGCGAATTGATTTCGAACCAGATCAGCCGCCTGGCTTCTACGCTGGACAAAAACCTCGACGTGGGCGTTTCGCTGAACGGCCTGGATCAGAACATGGTCAATAATCTCCAGTTTCGGTTCTCCTACCGGTTCAACGACCGCTTCCGGATCAGCCGGGACGGCGGGTTTACCTACGGCCAGAATCAGACCAGCGTTGCCAGTTTGTTGGGCGAATGGACACTGGAATACTGGCTGTCGCCCGACGGAAAGCTCCGGTTGAAAATGTATAACCGGAACCAGAACCAGCTCGGTATCTACAGTGCCACTACCTACGGCACGCTCACCACCGGGGGCGGTATGAGTATCCAGTATACCCGCTCGTTCAACCGCCTGTTTGGTCCGGCGCCGGAGCCACCCCGCCCCGGGGTGCAGCCCAGCCCTACGCCCATCGAACGGCCTTCTACGCCCGTACCAACACCGGCTACGGCAACCTCCGCCCTACAGAGCCGGGAGGACGATCAATTTTAA